The Triticum aestivum cultivar Chinese Spring chromosome 5A, IWGSC CS RefSeq v2.1, whole genome shotgun sequence genomic sequence GAGGTAATGTTTTTCGTAGAAAAAAATCAACATAGTTGCACACATACGACGAGTGACCAACAGTTGTGCAAAATGAATTAAAAATAAACCAGGGAAACACTAAATAATAAATATACCTATTTTTATGTGGAAAAAATATAAATATGTCGACCGGCCACCTATGCACCTAGCCTCTAGCACCCTTAGTTGCACACATGTTTTACACTTGGTGGTTGCGTGTGGGAGACTGGCGTACCACTTGATGACGAGTTTGGAAAGAAGGACACCCTTAATTAGAAAATGAAAAAAATCAAACCCAAAACACACAGAAATAAGAACAAAAAAGGGAAAGGATAAATTAAcaagaaaatggaaaatgaacatAAAAAACAAAAAGGACATGAACATAAAAAggaaacataaaaataaaaattgacATGAACATTGAAAAAGGACAAAAAATGACCCACTAAGTGTCGGAGGAGAGTCTCTACAAGAACATAAAAAAGGACAAAATAAGAAACAACAATGAAAAAGGGAAAATGAAGACGTCCTGTTCTTTTTTACAACTTGCCTTATCAATTAGAAATAGTAAGAATGCCTAGTTTGATCTTGAGTGGAACACTAATAAAACTAAAATGAACCACCAAACAGAATAAACAACGTATAGATTAACTTTTTTAAGAAAAATGTATGGCTCGGACACAAGATCTCTTACACATCCAGGAAAAAGGCCAATAGACAAGAGACCCTCCCTCACGCTCAGTTCATGGTGCATCCGTGCCCAACAcgggaaaaaaataaacaaaacaaaaaaacaccaTAATGGCCCGATACTACATGGGAAAAGCAGTGCTGACGAATCCTAAAGCAATGTTTTGATCCAACAGCTGACTCATCTACAAGTCTCAATCGACTGAGATTTAGCAGCCCCCTTAGTGGAACGCTTGACGATAATTTTGGCCTCGGAAAGACAGTTGAACGTATTTTCTAGCTAGTTCGACAAGATTTCCTTTTCCTCATTGTGCTCTATCAAATATTAGTACAATTATTATGAAGCTAACGTTTAGTAGAATCGACATTTAGTAGTAGCCCGCCTCCTATTGGAGACCTGACGTTTAAGAGTTTGTAATCAGTATTAAAGGCAAtgacatattacatgcatgattacaTGGCTGCATCCTTGACGACACGCAGTGTGTGGTTCTTAAGCATTTCATGAACGCAATTTCTAGTTGATTGGTTCACATGTCATAGCGCGGTGAAAGTGTTTCATTGAGGAAGGCACTGATCAACACCAGAGCTCGCTCGGGCTGGTAGGCAGGAACCATGTGCCCCGCACCCCTGACGGTCACAAACACCAGCCCACAATTGTACCCCTGAATGTACCCTCCAGCCTGCAACAAAGCAGAGCAGCATTGTCACAAAGTGATAATCTCCACTGACAACTGCAACGTTAGCGCTCAGTCTACCTCGTTGTTTACTGTCCATGGGCGCCATGGCTCCGTGACATCAAGTCCGAGGGCATGTAGGGTGTACCTCATGGCGGTGAATGGGCATACGGAGTCAAAGTCGCCGGTGAAATAAGAAAAACTTTCCGCTGTTACACACTCTGGCAGATCTTGCTTGTGGTTCAGTGTTGGGTTCGGCGTTACCTGTACAGCCACACCGGGAGGTTGTGCTCCATCAACCACTTAAGGGTTGGCAGCATCAACGTCGGTCCATCATTCGACTTCAGTTTGCTGCAAAAGTAGTAGATCGAGCGTCAGTTAGGGGAGTTTATTTGCTGCAAAGGTGGTTTGCTTTACTTTCACAGTTTGCTGTCCTAGTCAAGCAATTAATCTTATGTGCAGTGTGACCACTCTGTTGGTCTAGCACGCATGGCCTCTTGCACCCGAGGATGATTGACAATGGCGGATATAGGGGTGGGGTGGTGggggccatgcccccccccccacacacccacattTGCAGAATTTTTTTATTACTGCATTCATATGCATATTCAGTACTTTATTAATTTTTTGCAATGTGTTTTGACAAAAAAAACTGCCACCCTTTGTAATGTTGACCCCACGATGGTCAAATTCTAGATCCGCCACATGATTGAGGTACCCATGTACGTAACGTTTGCTACAAGGATCATAAGAGCCGGCCGGTACCTGCATAATTTATAGCAAAATGCATGTATTTTCAGCAAGCATGCATATATTGAAGGTAGAGGTGTGGCTCAGTTGATAAGAtaatcttatcttaagtcttgtgtcttgcatgtaatttagagataacAAAAAAACACAAGAGCAATCTAAGGAAAATATATTTATCATACATAGCAACCCAACGCACCAAATCCACCAGAACAAAGAAAACTTTATTAATACCTCATGCACAACAACATATCCCTTCTCTGGTGTTCTACAGATGATGAAACATATGGATTGAGTGGTATAAAAATATGCAACAACTGATCTGCTCCGGTTCAACCATCTTCACCACAGACAAGAGGGGATTGGCGTCCAGGGTTTTCCCAGGTCATGTACATCAAACGTGCGGCGATTGGCGAATCCCTCTCGCACATTGGAACAGCTAACCCAGCATGTGCGGATCAATTATTAATTTATCAGTACTCTAGAGAATTAGTGTGGTACACTTAGCAACGCACTAATATCTTCCCAGTAATATATACATAAGAATAAAGAAAGAGCAAATGGTACCAACAAAGCTGAAATCTACAAAATTCCAGTGCACCTCCAGCATTCCAAACACATCAAAATGATCATTGACCAAAAGGCGACAGAATGAAATACAACAATTATATTGTTTCCGGCACAAGTTGACAAGCATAAGAAAACACATGTGTATGCACCATTTTAATATTTACAAAAGCATAATTACATCTGACATCCAAAAGTTGTAATATGAAGACAATAATTATACAGTTCGAACAATGTGAACATCGTGATGTACTTATATACTGTAATTTATGATTCGCAACAACAGAAAAAATAAATGATATGCAAGTCAAAGTATTATAGAGTCAAGAAAAGCATGTCCAGCATACATATACATGTCTTGTACAACTAAACATACCTGAATCAGAAGGAACTGTTTTTGCATCCCAGGTGGACGATGAGACTGGATCTCCCATATGCTTTCTTAGAAAAGTTCAAGTTTGTATTTCTTCCAAGTtgtagattgatacgtctccaacgtatctataattttttattgttcaatgctattacattatttatcttggatgttttatatgcatttatatactattttatatgatttttgggactaacctattaacctagagcccagtgtcagtttctgtttttttccttatttttgagttttacagaaaaggaataccaaatggagtccaattcacgtgccaatttttgatgatttttatggaccaaaagaagcccccggagtaaaagagttgggtcagaagagtcctgagccatccacgaggctggagggcgtgccctaccccctgggcgcgcccccctatctcgtggacgactcggagacccccctgaaggaaatatgccctagaggcaataataatgttattattttatttccttatatcatgataaatgtttattattcatgctagaattgtattatccggaaacataatacttatgtgaatacatagacaaaccaaatgtcactagtatgcctctatttgactagctcgttaatcgaagatggttatgtttcctaaccatagacatgtgttgtcatttgattaatgggatcacatcattaggaaaatgatgtgattgacatgacccattccattagcttagcacccgatcgtttagtatgttgctattgctttcttcatgacttatacatgttcctatgactatgagattatgcaacccccgtttgccggaggaacactttgtgtgctaccaaacgtcacaacgtaactgggtgattataaaggagctctacaggtgtctccaaaggtacatgttgggttggcgtatttcgagattaggatttgtcactccgattgtcggagaggtatctctgggccctctcagtaatgcacatcacataagccttgcaagcattacaactaatgagttagttgcaggatgatgtattacgaaacgagtaaagagacttacctgtaacgagattgaactaggtattgagataccgacgatcgaatctcgggcaagtaacataccgatgacaaagggaacaacgtatgttgttatgcggtctgaccgataaagatcttcgtagaatatgtgggagccaatatgagcatccaggttccgctattggttattaaccggagacgtgtctcggtcatgtctacattgttctcgaacccatagggtccgcacgcttaaggttttgatgacagttatattatgagtttatgcattttgatgtaccgaagtttgttcagagtcccggatgtgatcacggacatgacgaggagtctcgaaatggtcgagacataaagattgatatattggaagcctatatttggatatcggaagtgttccgggtgaaatcgggattttaccggagtaccgggaggttaccggaaccccccgggaggtatatgggccttagtgggctttagtggaagagaggagaggtggccagggctgggccgcacgcccctcccccctagtccgaataggacaaggagaggggggcgccgccccccttccttctctctctcctctttccccctcccgaatcctattccaactaggaaagggggggaatcctactcccggtgggagtaggactcctcctggcgcgccctcctcctggccggccgcacctccccctgctcctttatatacgggggcagggggcacccctagacacacaagttgatccacgtgatcatattcttagccgtgtgcggtgcccccttccaccataatcctcgataatattgtagcggtgcttaggcgaagccctgcgatggtagtacatcaagatcttcaccacgccgtcgtgctgacggaactcttccccgacactttgctggatcggagtccggggatcgtcatcgagctgaacgtgtgctagaactcggaggtgccgtagtttcggtgcttgatcggtcgggccatgaagacgtacgactacatcaaccgcgttgtgctaacgcttccgctgtcggtctacaagggtacgtagatcacactctcccctctcattgctatgcatcaccatgatcttgcgtgtgcgtaggaattttttttgaaattactacgttccccaacagtggcatccgagcctaggttttatgtgttgatgttatatgcacgagtagaacaaaagtgagttgtgggcgatataagtcatactgcttaccagcatgtcatactttggttcagcggtattgttggacgaagcggcccggaccgacattacgcatacgcttacacgagaacggttctcccgacgtgctttgcacaaaggtggctagcgggtgatagtttctccaactttagttgaaccgagtatggctacgcccggtccttgcgaaggttaaaacagcaccaacttgacaaactatcgttgtggttttgatgcgtaggtaagattggttcttgcttaagcccgtagcagccacgtaaaacttgcaacaacaaagtagaggacgtctaacttgtttttgcagggcatgttgtgatgtgatatggtcaagacatgatgctaaattttattgtatgagatgatcatgttttgtaaccgagttatcggcaactggcaggagccatatggttgtcgctttattgtatgcaatgcaatcgcgctgtaatgctttactttatcactaagcggtagcgatagtcgtggaagcataagattggcgagacgacaatgatgctacgatgaagatcaaggtgtcgcaccggtgacgatggtgatcacgacggtgcttcgaagatggagatcacaagcacaagatgatgatggccatatcatatcacttatattgattgcatgtgatgtttatcttttatgcatcttatcttgctttgattgacggtagcattataagatgatctctcactaattatcaagaagtgttctccctgagtatgcaccgttgtgaaagttcttcgtgctgagacaccacgtgatgatcgggtgtgataggctctacgttcaaatacaacgggtgcaaaacagttgcacacgcagaatactcaggttatacttgacgagccaagcatatacagatatggcctcggaacacggagaccgaaaggtcgagcgtgaatcatatagtagatatgatcaacatagtgatgttcaccaatgaaactactccatctcacgtgatgatcggacatggtttagttgatttggatcacgtaatcacttagaggattagagggatgtctatctaagtgggagttctttaagtaatatgattaattgaacctaaatttatcatgaaacttagtacctgatagtatcttgcttgtttatgtttgattgtagatagatggcccgtgctgttgttccgttgaattttaatgcgttccttgagaaagcaaagttgaaagatgatggtagcaattacacggactgggtccgtaacttgaggattatcctcattgctgcacagaagaattacgtcctggaagcaccgctgggtgccaggcctgctgctggagcaacaccagatgttatgaacgtctggcagagcaaagctggtgactactcgatagttcagtgtgccatgctttacggcttagaaccgggacttcaacgacgttttgaatgtcatggagcatatgagatgttccagcagttgaagttaatatttcaagcaaatgcccggattgagagatatgaagtctccaataagttctatagctgcaagatggaggagaacagttctgtcagtgagcatatactcaaaatgtctgggtataataatcacttgattcaattgggagttaatcttccagatgattgcgtcattgacagaattctccaatcactgccaccaagctacaagagcttcgtgatgaactataatatgcaagggatgaataagactattcccgagctcttcgcaatgctgaaagctgcggaggtagaaatcaagaaggagcatcaagtgttgatggtcaacaagaccactagtttcaagaaaaagggcaaagggaagaagaaggggaacttcaaaaagaacagcaagcaagttgctactcaagagaagaaacccaaacctggacctaagcctgaaactgagtgcttctactgcaagcagactggtcactggaagcggaactgccccaagtatttggcggataagaaggatggcaaggtgaacaaaggtatatgtgatatacatgttattgatgtgtaccttactaatgctcgcagtagcacctgggtatttgatactggttctgttgctaatatttgcaactcgaaacagggactacggattaagcgaagattggctaaggacgaggtgacgatgcgcgtgggaaatggttccaaagtcgatgtgatcgcagtcggcacgctacctctacatctaccttcgggattagtattagacctaaataattgttatttggtgccagcgttaagcatgaacattatatctggatcttgtttgatgcgagacggttattcatttaaatcagagaataatggttattctatttacatgagtaatatcttttatggtcatgcacccttaaagagtggtctattcttattaaatctcgatagtagtgacacacatattcatagtgttgaaaccaaaagatgcagagttgataatgatagtgcaacttatttgtggcactgccgtttgggtcatatcggtataaagcgcatgaagaaactccatactgatgggcttttggaaccacttgagtatgaatcacttggtacttgcgaaccgtgccttatgggtaagatgacaaaaacaccgttctccagtactatggagagagcaacagatttattggaaatcatacatacagatgtatgtggtccgatgaatgttgaggctcgtggcggatatcgttattttctcaccttcacagatgacttaagcagatatgggtatatctacttaatgaaacataagtctgaaacatttgaaaatttcaaagaatttcagagtgaagtttaaaatcatcgtaacaagaaaataaaattcctacgatctgatcgtggaggagaatatttgagttacgagtttggtgtacatttaaaacaatgtggaatagtttcgcaactcacgccacccggaacaccatagcgtaatggtgtgtccgaacgtcgtaatcgtactttactagatatgatgcgatctatgatgtctcttactgatttaccgctatcgttttggggatatgctctagagacggccacattcacgttaaatagggcaccatcaaaatccattgcgacgacgccatatgaactgtggtttggcaagaaaccaaagttgtcgtttctgaaagtttggggctgcgatgcttatatgaaaaaacttcaacctgataagctcgaacccaaatcggagaaatgtgtcttcataggatatccaaaggaaactattggatataccttctatcatagatccgaaggcaagacttttcttgctaaattcggaaactttctagagaaggagtttctctcgaaagaagtgagcgggaggaaagtagaacttgacgaggtaactatacctgctcccttattggaaagtagtacatcacagaaaccagtttctgtgacacctacaccaattaatgaggaagctaatgataatgatcatgaaacttcagaacaagatactactgaacctcatagatcaaccagagtaagatccgcgccagagtggtatggtaatcctgttctggatgtcatgctactagatcatgatgaacctacgaactatgaagaagcgatggtgagcccagattccgcaaaatggcttgaagccgtgaaatctgagatgggatccatgtatgagaacaaagtatggactttggttgacttgcccaataatcggcaagcaattgagaataaatggatcttcaagaagaagactgacgctgatggtaatattactgtctacaaagctcgacttgtcgcaaaaggtgtcaggaccccgactcaatgccacatcgatctagcatgtaacacctcatatcactttgcggcctcacgcacggtatccccacgggtgtcgccttacctttgcccgggaccgtttgcgccttttgg encodes the following:
- the LOC123101380 gene encoding serine carboxypeptidase 1-like, with the protein product MEHNLPVWLYSFSYFTGDFDSVCPFTAMRYTLHALGLDVTEPWRPWTVNNEAGGYIQGYNCGLVFVTVRGAGHMVPAYQPERALVLISAFLNETLSPRYDM